A single genomic interval of Microbacterium oleivorans harbors:
- a CDS encoding PQQ-dependent sugar dehydrogenase, translated as MKPSRRDGVRSRPATRPSLAAASLLMSSLLLVAGCTGTAGPDPTPSSAATATPPAETAPPAVATTWRPTGDPIDAATQFEVPWSVVVLGDGTQLVSQRDTGTVLEVDEEGAFRPVGDVDLTAAVGEGGLLGLAVIEADDEMDLYAYLTTADDNRIVRMRLEGEAGDRRLGDQEVVLEGIPRDRVHNGGRIAVGPDGLLYVATGDAGSPDAAQDASSLAGKILRLTPEGEPAPGNPFGSEVYSLGHRNVQGLAWTEDGTLWASEFGQDTFDELNRIEAGGNYGWPDVEGASDDDRYVAPAIAWTPDEASPSGIAARGDTIFVAALRGERVWVIDVEAGEVVGEPVALWQGELGRVRDAVVSGDELWLLTNNTDGRGNAAAGDDRLMRVPLAPQQ; from the coding sequence ATGAAGCCTTCCCGTCGTGACGGCGTCCGATCTCGTCCGGCGACGAGGCCGTCGCTCGCGGCGGCGTCGCTGCTGATGTCGTCCCTGCTGCTGGTCGCCGGGTGCACGGGCACGGCCGGGCCGGACCCGACCCCCAGCTCCGCTGCGACGGCGACGCCTCCGGCCGAGACCGCGCCGCCGGCCGTCGCCACGACGTGGCGCCCGACCGGCGATCCGATCGATGCGGCGACGCAGTTCGAGGTGCCGTGGTCGGTCGTCGTGCTCGGTGACGGCACTCAGCTGGTGAGTCAGCGCGACACCGGGACGGTGCTCGAGGTCGACGAGGAGGGGGCGTTCCGCCCCGTCGGCGACGTCGATCTCACCGCCGCGGTCGGCGAAGGCGGGCTCCTCGGCCTGGCTGTGATCGAGGCCGACGACGAGATGGACCTGTACGCCTACCTCACGACGGCCGACGACAACCGGATCGTCCGGATGAGGCTCGAAGGCGAGGCCGGCGACCGGCGGCTCGGCGACCAAGAGGTCGTTCTCGAGGGCATCCCGCGCGACCGCGTGCACAACGGCGGCCGGATCGCCGTCGGTCCCGACGGGCTGCTGTACGTCGCCACGGGCGATGCGGGATCCCCGGATGCGGCGCAGGACGCGTCCTCGCTGGCGGGCAAGATCCTGCGACTCACGCCCGAGGGCGAGCCCGCACCGGGAAACCCGTTCGGATCGGAGGTGTACTCCCTCGGGCACCGAAACGTCCAGGGGTTGGCCTGGACCGAGGACGGCACGCTCTGGGCGAGTGAGTTCGGTCAGGACACGTTCGACGAGCTCAACCGCATCGAGGCGGGTGGCAACTACGGGTGGCCCGACGTGGAGGGGGCATCCGACGACGACCGGTACGTCGCGCCGGCCATCGCCTGGACGCCGGACGAGGCGAGCCCGAGTGGGATCGCGGCCCGCGGCGACACGATCTTCGTCGCCGCGCTGCGGGGTGAGCGCGTGTGGGTGATCGACGTCGAGGCGGGTGAGGTGGTGGGCGAGCCGGTGGCGCTCTGGCAGGGCGAGCTCGGGCGCGTCCGCGACGCCGTCGTCAGCGGCGACGAGCTGTGGTTACTGACGAACAACACCGACGGGCGCGGCAACGCCGCGGCCGGCGACGACCGCCTGATGCGGGTGCCGTTGGCGCCGCAGCAGTGA
- a CDS encoding DUF3054 domain-containing protein, which yields MSRAPVLALVLDAVLVVAFAATGRASHDSDVLAGLWQTSWPFLAGLAAAWTVVRAWRSPTAIVPTGLIVWGVTVVGGMLLRAVSGQGTALPFVIVATLTLLVLLVGWRAIARGIRSVRPRGGGRSRSRDVVPRA from the coding sequence ATGAGTCGCGCCCCGGTCCTCGCCCTCGTCCTCGACGCCGTCCTCGTGGTGGCGTTCGCGGCGACCGGCCGCGCGAGCCACGACTCCGACGTCCTCGCGGGCCTGTGGCAGACGTCCTGGCCCTTCCTCGCCGGTCTGGCCGCCGCCTGGACGGTCGTGCGCGCGTGGCGCTCGCCGACGGCGATCGTGCCGACGGGTCTGATCGTCTGGGGCGTGACCGTCGTGGGTGGGATGCTGCTGCGCGCGGTGTCGGGTCAGGGCACGGCGCTGCCGTTCGTGATCGTGGCGACGCTCACGTTGCTGGTGCTGCTCGTCGGGTGGCGGGCGATCGCCCGCGGCATCCGTTCGGTCCGGCCGCGCGGCGGTGGGCGTTCTCGCAGCCGGGATGTCGTCCCCCGCGCGTAG
- a CDS encoding serine hydrolase has translation MTASSDTPPARPSETSRARRSAALALAAITTVALAACSPADPGTGSAASGSASAAEIPDTAVGAHAQWVLDEINADEPTAIEEIETRFAPASVAELTAAGLQDVFTQMQAAAPWTPIAYEGADTQARVTIESEQVTYDMSISVTPDDQIGMLLFAPPEPERTPAASWDELREQVEAASFEVSVQVTEAGGDVLQSIGDPGAAPIGSIFKLWVLGAVVAAVADGTMTWEDELTIDAQVRSLPSGELQDLPDGATVTVREAAEKMIAISDNTGTDALIRAVGRESVEAAMAAMGHAEPERNTPFPTTRELFWLLFGDDDLRALWGGAAGDVDARRALLERIPAGVPDLTSAATTQPGWRDGADWFATSDDLVAAQEALQEYAGTEAGAPVRDILAANPGLEFGDEWSYVGFKGGSSVGVLAGSWYLEREGAAPVVVTVLARSDDPQDLTSPGAVLGWAQDAAAILAAP, from the coding sequence CCCCCCGCCCGCCCCTCGGAGACCTCGCGAGCGCGCCGCTCCGCCGCCCTCGCTCTCGCCGCGATCACCACCGTGGCACTCGCCGCCTGCTCGCCGGCCGATCCCGGCACCGGCAGCGCGGCGAGCGGCTCCGCATCCGCGGCCGAGATCCCCGACACCGCCGTCGGAGCGCACGCGCAGTGGGTGCTCGACGAGATCAACGCCGACGAGCCCACGGCGATCGAGGAGATCGAGACCCGTTTCGCGCCCGCCTCGGTCGCGGAGCTGACGGCCGCGGGCCTGCAGGACGTCTTCACGCAGATGCAGGCCGCTGCGCCCTGGACGCCCATCGCCTACGAAGGCGCCGACACGCAGGCCCGCGTGACGATCGAGTCGGAACAGGTGACCTACGACATGTCGATCTCGGTCACGCCGGACGATCAGATCGGGATGCTGCTGTTCGCACCGCCCGAGCCCGAGCGCACGCCCGCAGCGTCGTGGGACGAGCTGCGCGAGCAGGTCGAGGCGGCCTCCTTCGAGGTGAGCGTGCAGGTGACCGAGGCCGGTGGCGACGTTCTGCAGTCGATCGGCGATCCCGGTGCCGCACCGATCGGCTCCATCTTCAAGCTGTGGGTCCTCGGCGCCGTCGTCGCCGCTGTCGCGGACGGGACGATGACGTGGGAGGACGAGCTCACCATCGACGCACAGGTGCGGAGCCTGCCGAGCGGGGAGTTGCAGGACCTGCCCGACGGCGCGACGGTCACCGTCCGCGAGGCTGCCGAGAAGATGATCGCGATCAGCGACAACACGGGCACCGACGCGCTCATCCGCGCCGTCGGCCGTGAGTCCGTCGAGGCGGCGATGGCCGCGATGGGGCACGCAGAGCCCGAACGGAACACGCCGTTCCCGACGACGCGCGAGCTGTTCTGGCTGCTGTTCGGAGACGACGATCTGCGGGCGCTCTGGGGCGGCGCCGCCGGGGACGTCGACGCCCGTCGTGCCCTGCTCGAACGCATTCCGGCGGGGGTCCCCGACCTGACATCGGCCGCGACGACCCAGCCGGGGTGGCGCGACGGCGCCGACTGGTTCGCCACCTCCGACGACCTCGTCGCTGCGCAGGAGGCGCTGCAGGAGTACGCGGGCACCGAGGCCGGCGCGCCGGTGCGCGACATCCTCGCGGCCAATCCCGGTCTCGAGTTCGGCGATGAGTGGTCCTACGTCGGGTTCAAGGGCGGGAGCTCGGTCGGTGTGCTCGCCGGATCGTGGTATCTCGAGCGAGAGGGCGCGGCGCCCGTGGTGGTGACCGTGCTCGCTCGCAGCGACGATCCCCAGGACCTCACGAGTCCGGGCGCGGTGCTGGGCTGGGCGCAAGACGCTGCGGCGATCCTCGCGGCGCCGTAG
- a CDS encoding NYN domain-containing protein codes for MTERVTWLLIDGENIDATLGQSILGRRPLPDERPRWDRLLQFVDDQWKQPARGLFFLNASNHLPMSFVQALLALGYKPVPLSGEADEKVVDIAIQRTLAALRERSDDVVLVSHDRDFVSEVAALTGPERRVGVLAFSEFRSSELTALPGVEFFDLEYDAHAFDAPLPRVRVIPIEAFDPWEFLA; via the coding sequence GTGACCGAACGCGTGACGTGGCTGCTCATCGACGGCGAGAACATCGATGCGACGCTCGGTCAGTCGATCCTCGGCCGTCGGCCGCTGCCCGACGAACGTCCCCGCTGGGACCGCCTGCTGCAGTTCGTGGACGACCAGTGGAAGCAGCCCGCACGCGGACTCTTCTTCCTCAACGCCAGCAACCACCTGCCGATGTCGTTCGTCCAGGCCCTGCTGGCGCTCGGGTACAAGCCGGTGCCGCTGTCGGGGGAGGCCGACGAGAAGGTCGTCGACATCGCCATCCAGCGCACGCTGGCGGCGCTGCGCGAGCGATCCGATGACGTCGTCCTGGTCAGCCACGACCGCGACTTCGTGTCCGAGGTGGCCGCCCTCACCGGCCCCGAGCGCCGCGTCGGCGTCCTGGCGTTCTCGGAGTTCCGCAGCAGCGAGCTCACGGCCCTTCCCGGCGTGGAGTTCTTCGACCTGGAGTACGACGCGCACGCATTCGACGCCCCGCTGCCGCGCGTGCGGGTCATCCCGATCGAGGCGTTCGACCCCTGGGAGTTCCTGGCCTGA
- a CDS encoding NADPH-dependent F420 reductase, with translation MTTVGIIGAGHIGSALAEGLVARGYDVVIANSRGPETLGDLVARLGERARAATAREAAEAADWAVVTVPLKALEEIPAEPLAGKIVLDTNNYYWERDGRIAELEDKRTTTVEMAQRHFADSRVVKAFNHIPAADINTDGAPAGSPDRRALATASDHPDAVAHVTALYDDFGFDTVDIGSLAESWRVERDRPAYVVRQNADELRANLARAER, from the coding sequence ATGACCACTGTGGGAATCATCGGAGCAGGACACATCGGAAGCGCTCTCGCCGAGGGACTGGTCGCACGCGGCTACGACGTCGTGATCGCGAACTCGCGCGGGCCCGAGACACTGGGCGACCTCGTCGCCCGACTCGGGGAGCGCGCACGGGCCGCGACCGCGCGTGAGGCGGCGGAGGCGGCGGACTGGGCCGTCGTCACGGTTCCGCTCAAGGCGCTCGAAGAGATCCCCGCGGAGCCGCTGGCGGGCAAGATCGTGCTCGACACGAACAACTACTACTGGGAGCGGGACGGCAGGATCGCCGAGCTCGAGGACAAGCGCACCACCACCGTCGAGATGGCTCAGCGCCACTTCGCCGACTCGAGAGTCGTGAAGGCGTTCAACCACATCCCCGCCGCCGACATCAACACCGACGGCGCTCCCGCCGGAAGCCCCGACCGACGGGCCCTGGCCACCGCGAGCGACCACCCGGACGCGGTCGCCCACGTCACGGCGCTCTACGACGATTTCGGCTTCGACACCGTCGACATCGGCTCGCTCGCGGAGAGCTGGCGCGTCGAACGCGACCGACCCGCGTACGTGGTGCGGCAGAACGCCGACGAGCTCCGCGCGAACCTGGCTCGCGCCGAGCGCTGA
- a CDS encoding Type 1 glutamine amidotransferase-like domain-containing protein: protein MRLLLLSLHAGAVRAFLDDPDDGDAAASGPIVYVADAQAAFPDAPFVAAERETVRSFGREVVEVTLRDTSPQDAAALLADAGAVYVAGGSTFALLEALRLSGNDAVLVDRVREGLPYIGLSAGSIVAGPDVTPASLMDDPADGPALVSRAGLGLVDVTVIPHADGALPPYPTELIDRTIDAYGSDFALLPLRDDQAFLVDGETATVVGST from the coding sequence GTGCGATTGCTCCTCCTCTCCCTCCACGCCGGCGCGGTGCGCGCATTCCTCGACGATCCGGACGACGGGGACGCCGCCGCGTCCGGTCCCATCGTCTACGTCGCCGATGCGCAGGCGGCCTTCCCCGACGCTCCGTTCGTCGCCGCGGAGCGCGAGACGGTGCGCTCCTTCGGCCGTGAGGTCGTCGAGGTGACGCTCCGCGACACCTCTCCGCAGGATGCCGCGGCCCTGCTCGCCGATGCGGGCGCGGTCTACGTCGCCGGCGGGAGCACGTTCGCGCTGCTCGAGGCGCTGCGCCTCTCGGGCAACGACGCCGTCCTGGTCGATCGCGTGCGTGAAGGCCTGCCCTACATCGGCCTCAGCGCGGGATCCATCGTCGCGGGACCCGACGTGACGCCGGCGTCGCTCATGGACGACCCCGCCGACGGCCCCGCCCTCGTGAGCCGCGCCGGTCTCGGGCTCGTCGATGTCACGGTGATCCCGCATGCGGACGGAGCCCTCCCGCCCTACCCGACGGAACTGATCGACCGCACGATCGACGCGTACGGCTCCGACTTCGCCCTGCTCCCGCTGCGCGACGACCAGGCGTTCCTCGTCGACGGCGAGACGGCGACGGTGGTCGGATCGACCTGA
- a CDS encoding thiamine pyrophosphate-dependent enzyme, producing MPQNVAEQIVAQLIDAGVRRIYGIVGDSLNPIVDAVRRSGGSAEGGIDWIHVRHEEAAAFAAAADAELTGQLAVCAGSCGPGNLHLINGLYDAQRSGVPVLAIASHIPSVQIGSGYFQETHPERLFTECSDYCEMILTPEQSPRVVNSAIRHATAGGSVSVLVLPGDLAEKHASGPFPPFVPARPGRLAPDAESVDDLAAAIDRAHKVALFVGEGARDARDQVIAFAEHLRAPMGHSLRGKQWIQYDNPYDVGMSGLLGYGAIDHAMHEADLLLLLGTDFPYDQFLPDGAKTTIAQVDVDAQRLGRRAGVTHPIHGDVGLTLAALREKTTAKTDGSFLEHTQKRYRAAMTDAVATYTDSDAQPIHPERAMTVIDRAAAPDAVFTADTGMGNVWQARYVTPSPGRRLLASWRHGSMANALPHAFGAQLAYPDRQVIAIAGDGGLSMLLGELITVAAYRLPLTVFVFNNSTLGMVKAEMLVAGFPDFGVDVPMVDFAAVGSALGFRSQRVTDPGELDAAVAAALAHDGPSLVDIVTDPDALSMPAAITGEQVAGFGMSMAKMVLGAKDSGGIGAVLETARSNIKHLRSL from the coding sequence GTGCCGCAGAACGTCGCCGAACAGATCGTCGCCCAGCTGATCGATGCCGGGGTGAGGCGCATCTACGGCATCGTCGGCGATTCCCTCAACCCGATCGTCGACGCCGTGCGGCGCTCCGGCGGATCAGCGGAGGGCGGAATCGATTGGATCCACGTCCGCCACGAGGAGGCTGCGGCCTTCGCCGCCGCCGCCGATGCCGAGCTGACGGGTCAGCTCGCGGTCTGCGCCGGCAGCTGCGGTCCGGGCAACCTGCACCTCATCAACGGGCTCTACGACGCGCAGCGCTCCGGGGTGCCGGTGCTCGCGATCGCGAGCCACATCCCGAGCGTGCAGATCGGGTCGGGCTACTTCCAGGAGACCCATCCCGAGCGGCTGTTCACCGAGTGCAGCGACTACTGCGAGATGATCCTCACGCCCGAGCAGTCGCCACGCGTGGTGAACTCCGCCATCCGCCATGCGACCGCGGGTGGATCGGTATCGGTGCTCGTGCTACCGGGCGACCTCGCCGAGAAGCACGCGAGCGGCCCCTTCCCGCCCTTCGTCCCCGCGCGGCCCGGGCGGCTCGCCCCCGACGCGGAGAGCGTCGACGACCTCGCCGCTGCGATCGATCGGGCGCACAAGGTCGCCCTCTTCGTCGGCGAGGGCGCGCGGGACGCGCGCGACCAGGTCATCGCGTTCGCCGAGCACCTCCGGGCTCCGATGGGTCACTCGCTGCGCGGCAAGCAGTGGATCCAGTACGACAACCCCTACGACGTCGGCATGTCGGGTCTCCTCGGCTACGGCGCGATCGATCACGCGATGCACGAGGCCGACCTGCTGCTGCTCCTGGGCACCGACTTCCCGTACGACCAATTCCTGCCGGACGGTGCGAAGACGACGATCGCCCAGGTCGACGTCGATGCGCAGCGACTGGGACGGCGTGCCGGGGTGACCCACCCCATCCACGGCGACGTCGGCCTGACGCTCGCCGCGCTGCGCGAGAAGACGACGGCCAAGACCGACGGGTCCTTCCTCGAGCACACGCAGAAGCGCTACCGCGCGGCGATGACCGACGCCGTGGCGACCTACACCGACTCCGATGCGCAGCCCATCCACCCGGAGCGGGCCATGACGGTGATCGACCGCGCCGCGGCGCCGGATGCCGTCTTCACCGCCGACACCGGCATGGGAAACGTCTGGCAGGCGCGCTACGTCACACCCTCGCCCGGACGCCGGCTGCTCGCCTCGTGGCGCCACGGATCGATGGCCAATGCGCTCCCCCACGCGTTCGGCGCTCAGCTGGCCTACCCCGACCGCCAGGTCATCGCGATCGCCGGTGACGGCGGCCTGTCGATGCTCCTCGGCGAGCTCATCACCGTGGCGGCGTACCGTCTGCCACTCACCGTGTTCGTGTTCAACAACTCCACCCTCGGCATGGTCAAGGCCGAGATGCTCGTCGCCGGCTTCCCGGACTTCGGGGTGGACGTCCCCATGGTCGACTTCGCCGCCGTCGGCAGTGCGCTGGGCTTCCGCTCGCAGCGGGTGACCGACCCGGGCGAGCTGGATGCCGCCGTGGCCGCGGCCCTCGCCCACGACGGTCCGTCGCTGGTCGACATCGTCACCGACCCCGATGCCCTGTCGATGCCCGCTGCGATCACCGGCGAGCAGGTCGCCGGGTTCGGGATGTCGATGGCGAAGATGGTGCTGGGTGCCAAGGACTCCGGCGGCATCGGGGCCGTGCTCGAGACCGCGCGGTCGAACATCAAGCACCTGCGCAGTCTCTGA
- a CDS encoding DUF427 domain-containing protein has protein sequence MRRPTPDPVGPGQESVWDYPRPPRLEHIQARVTIDLAAVTVVDTDDVVRVLETSHPPVYYLPAASFEPGTLVPASGSSFCEFKGAAVYFDVVRGGLVRERAAWGYPDPAPGYEDLVGRVAVYAGGMDRCTVDGEIVVPQPGGFYGGWVTSNLVGPFKGIPGSMGW, from the coding sequence ATGCGTCGCCCCACTCCCGACCCCGTCGGTCCCGGCCAGGAATCCGTCTGGGACTACCCCCGCCCGCCGCGTCTCGAGCACATCCAGGCGCGCGTCACGATCGATCTGGCCGCCGTCACCGTCGTCGACACCGATGATGTCGTGCGCGTGCTCGAGACGAGCCACCCACCGGTCTACTACCTGCCGGCGGCGTCGTTCGAGCCCGGCACCCTCGTTCCGGCGTCCGGGTCGTCCTTCTGCGAGTTCAAGGGCGCCGCGGTCTATTTCGACGTCGTGCGCGGCGGACTCGTGCGCGAGCGCGCGGCGTGGGGGTACCCCGACCCCGCGCCCGGGTACGAGGATCTCGTCGGACGGGTCGCGGTGTACGCCGGCGGCATGGACCGCTGCACCGTCGACGGCGAGATCGTCGTGCCCCAGCCGGGTGGCTTCTACGGCGGCTGGGTGACGTCGAACCTCGTGGGACCGTTCAAGGGCATCCCCGGTTCGATGGGCTGGTGA
- a CDS encoding AMP-binding protein, whose product MSSPDATAATAAFRAARDFLLDNAHAPQAAHDGFAWPDVGEHFNWAVDWFDAVAVDNDRVALHVVDEDGTEAQVTYEQMRRRSNRVANWLADLGIGHGDAVMLMLGNRVELWEAMLAIMKVGAVILPTSVVLGTQDLVERVERADIRAVLADPADAAKFDAIDGDFARIVVGGQRPGWYPFDAAATASDAAPGVAVASDDPAIVYFTSGTTSRPKMVVHTHVSYPVGHLSTMYWIGVRPGDVHLTISAPGWGKHAWSLFFAPWIAEATIFVHTSPRFDAAALVEQLDRNAVDTFCAPPTVWRMLIQADLDTRPRALREVLSAGEPLNPEVIATIQRRWGLQIRDGYGQTELTAVVGNTPGVAVKPGAMGRPLPGNDVVLIDPVTGRVGDEGEICLPTAPVRPLNLMPGYLGEPERTAAVDHDGYYHTSDVATRDAEGRLTFVGRTDDVFKASDFKVSPFEVESILLTHPAVVEAGVVGAPDAVRLNVVKAYVSLGASWEASSETARSILAHAREHMPPYMRVRRVEFFELPKTISGKIRRVELRDREVAAADAGRRLEGEWREADFPDLKA is encoded by the coding sequence ATGTCTTCTCCCGATGCGACCGCGGCCACCGCCGCATTCCGCGCCGCGCGCGACTTCCTGCTCGACAACGCCCACGCGCCCCAGGCCGCCCATGACGGGTTCGCGTGGCCGGATGTCGGGGAGCATTTCAACTGGGCGGTCGACTGGTTCGACGCGGTCGCCGTGGACAACGACCGCGTCGCGCTGCACGTCGTCGACGAGGACGGCACCGAGGCGCAGGTCACGTACGAGCAGATGCGTCGTCGATCCAACCGCGTCGCGAACTGGCTCGCCGACCTCGGCATCGGGCATGGCGACGCCGTGATGCTCATGCTCGGCAACCGTGTCGAGCTGTGGGAGGCGATGCTGGCCATCATGAAGGTCGGCGCCGTCATCCTGCCGACCTCCGTCGTGCTCGGCACCCAGGACCTCGTCGAGCGCGTCGAACGTGCCGACATCCGGGCGGTGCTGGCGGACCCGGCGGATGCTGCGAAGTTCGACGCCATCGACGGCGACTTCGCGCGGATCGTGGTCGGCGGCCAGCGCCCGGGCTGGTATCCCTTCGATGCCGCCGCGACAGCGTCCGACGCCGCTCCCGGCGTGGCGGTCGCGTCGGACGATCCTGCGATCGTGTACTTCACCTCGGGGACGACGTCGCGGCCCAAAATGGTCGTGCACACGCACGTGAGCTATCCGGTCGGACATCTGTCGACGATGTACTGGATCGGGGTGCGCCCGGGCGATGTGCATCTGACCATCAGCGCACCGGGCTGGGGCAAGCACGCCTGGAGCCTGTTCTTCGCCCCCTGGATCGCCGAGGCGACCATCTTCGTCCACACCTCCCCCCGCTTCGACGCCGCAGCCCTCGTCGAACAGCTCGACCGCAACGCCGTCGACACCTTCTGCGCACCCCCGACGGTCTGGCGCATGCTGATCCAGGCCGATCTCGACACCCGGCCCCGTGCGCTTCGCGAGGTGCTGTCGGCGGGTGAGCCGCTGAACCCCGAGGTCATCGCGACGATCCAGCGACGCTGGGGACTGCAGATCCGAGACGGCTACGGTCAGACCGAACTCACCGCCGTGGTCGGCAACACCCCGGGCGTCGCGGTGAAGCCGGGAGCGATGGGACGTCCCCTTCCCGGCAACGACGTGGTGCTGATCGACCCGGTGACAGGACGCGTCGGCGACGAAGGAGAGATCTGCCTGCCCACCGCCCCCGTGCGCCCGCTGAATCTGATGCCGGGGTACCTCGGCGAGCCGGAGCGGACCGCCGCGGTCGACCACGACGGCTACTACCACACGAGCGATGTCGCCACCCGAGACGCCGAGGGTCGACTCACGTTCGTCGGGCGCACCGACGACGTCTTCAAGGCCAGCGACTTCAAGGTCTCGCCGTTCGAGGTCGAATCGATCCTGCTGACCCACCCGGCGGTCGTCGAGGCGGGCGTGGTCGGCGCCCCCGACGCGGTGCGGCTCAACGTCGTGAAGGCCTACGTCTCGCTCGGCGCGTCGTGGGAGGCGTCGTCCGAGACCGCTCGATCGATCCTCGCGCACGCACGCGAGCACATGCCCCCGTACATGCGGGTGCGACGCGTGGAGTTCTTCGAGCTGCCCAAGACGATCTCGGGCAAGATCCGTCGCGTCGAGCTGCGCGATCGCGAGGTCGCCGCCGCCGATGCCGGCCGTCGACTCGAGGGCGAGTGGCGCGAGGCCGACTTCCCCGACCTGAAGGCCTGA